In the Panthera uncia isolate 11264 unplaced genomic scaffold, Puncia_PCG_1.0 HiC_scaffold_1452, whole genome shotgun sequence genome, TATTTAGGAACTCGCCTGTGGGAGGATTGCTCATCTCTGAACGTTGCACATAAGAAGAATACTTGGGGAGTTTTTTGAGCACCGGCAGATGATGGTTCTGTTCTAAGGTtgacaggagggagggaagcagcgATGACAGAAGCTCAGGAGAGCCTCCTTCCCGCTCTGCCTGCCATCAGGAATGTCAGCTCATGTCCTCCCCAGGGGAGCTGGGACACGAGCGTGCGTTGCTGAGTCACACGCAGGTCAAGCTCTTTGGCGCAATCCCAGTCTGCTCCCCAGCAACGCTTGTCCGTGGTTCCCAACATCTCCCAGATCATAGAGCAGGGAATCAAAATCTGGGCGGGTGGGTAGCAGCCCTGAGCGCCAGCCCATTCTGGCCCGCAGGAATGGAAGCCCAGAGCTGAGTTGTTCAAGGACTAAGTTCTAGCATTCTAGGGAATGGGATCGCAGAGTGAACAGTACAGACAAAAATCCTCCCTCAGTGGAGGATTATGTTCTGGTCAGGAGGGGGCGTTTTGTGGCCCATCGGAAAGCGGTAAGTCCtatatagagacagagagcaaggagagggaTGGGGACTAGAAGAAAGTAGGGAGGTGACCATTTTTAAGAGGGTTATCCAGGAATTCATACGCCATCTCTTGTGACCGGAAATTCACACGGTGGTGAGGAAGCTTTGACGGTGTGCTCATGCCCTTGGAATTCACCAGCCTTATCATGGGCCCTATTGCCTAGAGAGATGGCAGAATGGCTTACTGAAGGTTTAGTTGCGGCACCAGCTAAGAGACCACACCCTGTGGGGTGGGGTTGTCATTCCACAGTAGGCAATACATGCCTGCAAACTGGGAGTGGAGGTGGTAGGGTCTTCTTGCATATGACAAAGAATAATCcactgaaaatgttttgtttccatCCACACACCCCTGAGCTCACTGGATTTTGAGGTTCTAGTACCCAAAGGACCCCTATTACTCCAGGGAACAGACCCGTGGTTCAGGTAGATTGGAAACTGAGTCGACCCTCTGGCCATTTGGAAATCCTCACTTGCTGAACCGACAGAAGTTACTATCCTGGATGAAGTGATAGATTCCGACGAACAAGGGGAAACCGGGTGGCTTTTCCAAATGAAGCCAAGAACTGTGTCGAGAATCCAGGAGATTTCTTCAGGCACCTCTTTATGTGGCTTTGTTCAAAAATAATGGTCCATAGGAAACTGTGCCAACTGATAGATACACCACTAAAGACATTGCTCCTGTGTTACATCTTGACTTCTGGTGATTGGCGATCGGCTATACGGGCATTCACATAcgtatatttatacatttacatatgtCCATGCCCATGTAGCCAACCACCGAAATCAAGACATAGGGCAGCTCCAGCACTCCAGCCGGTTCCCCTCATGTCCCCTCCAAACCAATCCCCCACCAGAGGTAACCACTACTCTGCCTATTTttgacttcatataaatggactcatacagtatatatcctttttttttaatgtttatttttgagagagagagaaagacagaatgcgagcaggggaggggcaaagagaagagggagacacagaatccaaagcaggctccaggctctgggctgtcagcactgagcctgacgtggggctcgaactcacaaaccgtgagatcgtgacctgaaccgaagttgaacgcttaaatgactgagccacccaggtgccccctttttttaagtttatttattctcagagacaaagcacaagcaggggagggggagagagagagagagagagagagagagagagagagagagagagaatcccaagcaggctccatactgtcagcatgaaggctgatgtgggctcaatcctatgaatcatgagatcataacctaagccgaaatcaagagtcggatgcttaactgaccgagccacccaggtgccccacaatttattttttaaaaaagattttatatttaagtgatctctacagtcaacgtggggctcgaacttacaaccccaagatcaagagtcactgctctgccacctgagccagccaggggcacTGATTCTAGCCATTTAAGACTTTTCCTCACAGTgttatgagagttccagttgctctgcAATTATTGTCTACACTTTGCATtgtcaattattttaattttagccaacACGTTATGTCAAAAGttcagaacaaaaaaagaaaatcggggagcctgggtggctcagggtgggttaagcgtccaacttcggctcaggtcatgatcttggggcttgtgagttctagcacgtcgggctctgtgctgacagctcagagcctggagcctgcctcggatcctgtgtctccctctctctctgcccctcccctgctcccattctatctctctctctctctgaaaaataaataaacttaaaaaaaagaaaatcaacaaatcgCTGAAGTAATAGTTAGAAGTTTATTGTGCACCCACCAAAAAGTTTGCAAACGAGCAGCACTCACACCAAAACACAGAATGAGGCTCGGAGGTGTATCATCATACAGCAGCTTCTAGAGTGTGGAGTGTGGAAGCGATGACTATTTGCTCTTTAGTGATTGGTTACAGTATTAGAATCTTCTGAACTAAAAGGAAATTTGCTGGTGGTCGCCTCACATCAACTTTGGGGAACTACTTTGGTTTCGCTTGTGATTTTCAGAGGCACAAGCAAGGTCAAGTTAGCTTTTCCTTGTcttgcaaaataagctaaattaagcttTGCTTGTATGACGACACTGGCGTCGTCAGCTCGGAATTTTCGAGTCTGGTCTCCATTTGTATTTGACTTTAACAGGTGGATGCTTGTAGTATCTATTTgctcttaatttgcattttcttgatgagtaTTAATGATGATCACCTTCTCAGGTGCTCATTAGGCGTTTTGATATTTTCTGAAGTACCATGCTCAAGTACCCAAAAATGAGTTGGTATTTTCCTCATtgatttgtagaaattctttTAACGTTCTGGAAAGAAGTCCTTTGTCAACAATGTGTACAACAGGGCTGAGCTCGCCGTTGCCCTTGGCCGTGGAGTCGTTTTTTGGCACCAAGGGCGCAGCATCCGTGATGAACGTAATTCAGATTGTTTGTGACCACTGGGTACATACACTTGTACCCGTGGGATTTGTCCTTGGATGTTATCTAGAcaaaaagaatgatgaaaaacTAACTGCCTTCCAGAACAAGAGTGTGTTGCTTAAAAGGGACTTGAGACCCAGTGAAGAAGTCACCTGGAAATAAAGGCTGTGACTGAAATAAAGAATgttcaccttaaaaaaattaggaaataaaaacacactcggtattttcaaaaatgtatttcaagtgTATGTATTGAAAGCTTATGTACCCCACTCATTCTGAGGCTTGCCTTCTTGACCTGTCTTGACAAgaagttgtttttaaagtttatttatttaatgtttctttatttttgagagcgagagagacagagcatgagtgggacaggggcagagagagagggagacccagaatccaaagcaggctccaggctccaagctggcagcacagagccggacgcggggctggaactcacggacggcgagatcatgacctgagctgaagttggctgcttaaccgactgagcagccaggtgccccataaagtttatttatttttgagagagagagaaagagagcacgagcgagctggggaggggcagagagagagagagagagagagagacagaaacccaagcagggtGGCTTGATCTCAAtaacgtgagatcacgacctgagccgaaaccaagagtcgggcacttaactgatggagccccCCATGGGGCCCTGAGCAGTTGCTCTCCGTTTTGATGAAGATTAACGTTTTATTTTGTGGTTAGTACTTTTTAAAGTACTTGTTTGGGAGACTTCATTTACTCCAGAGCCATGAAGGCATTCTCCTACGTTTTCTTCCAGAAACTTGACTGTACGTCCACAATCCATCTCAAACTAGTTTTTGAGTTCGGTGGGAGGTAGGAGAGCCAGCACCTTTAAAGGAAAGGACCATTGTTTCCTCAAGGATTTGCAACGCATTCTTGACTCTGGGCTAAAAATTAGCTTCCCTGCGCACAGATTGAATTGTGCCATTCTCCTGCCTAAGTGTTTCCAATGGCAACCCGTTGTTTAGATAATGTTCAGGCTCTTGCTTAATGCATCTTAACAACACCCCGCTCGATTTGGCCACTTCCAGTTTCACAAGCCCAATCTTGTGTCCATCGCCCCACTCTAAGCTTAGACACGCTGAGCAGCGCGTTCCCTTGGACACACTCTCACCTCTGAACCTTTGCCATACACAATGCTTCCGTAGGTTACCTACTATTCAAACTGCAGGTCttacctcctccgggaagccttctctgactgcACATTCCCTGTCCCTTAAGTCTAGGTTCAGTGACCTCATCATGTGCTCTCTTGTACTCCGGCTTGTAATTGTGTTCCGGGGTAACTTCtctgaggggagggaggcccaTTTGGTTTACATGGAAGGTGTCTCGTAAATATGAGTGAATCCGCCACGGATCCAGAAAGCGGGCGCCTCAGGGAAAGAACGGGGTTACAATTCTCAGATTGAACACTTGGCGAATAGGTTAacacttctgagcctcagttttcaaatctgtaaagtggggacgcAATATTCTCTACGTAGGCCTGCCAGAAGCATCAAATGAGATGCTGCACATAAATCCTTAGC is a window encoding:
- the LOC125917067 gene encoding NADH dehydrogenase [ubiquinone] 1 beta subcomplex subunit 1-like, which produces MCTTGLSSPLPLAVESFFGTKGAASVMNVIQIVCDHWVHTLVPVGFVLGCYLDKKNDEKLTAFQNKSVLLKRDLRPSEEVTWK